CCAGGGCAGGAATTTGGTAAAAAAGACGACGACGATTGCCGTCAAAGTGCCGATAATGCCGACAATGCCGCCGATGAATTTCACCAATTCGACGGGGTCAGACAGAAATGAGGAAACGGAAGTGGAATCGGGCATACACCCTCCGAAAAGAAGAAAATAACAACCCTCCGGCAACCAGCTCTCGCACCATCAAAAAGAGAAAGAAAAGCGCCCGGGCGGTAATCTGAATCGTTACGCTTTACTTTAAAACACGCCGCCAATTTTTAAAAACGCCTCCGCGCCCGCAAACATAATCGTCGAAAAGCTGTCCTGCAAGCCGTAATACCACGGAATCACATACTCCAGAAAGCCCGCCATCCACAGCGCACTGATCACATTCAACATAAAACCGGAGGTTGCCATGGTAGCAAGCGAGAGGTTCTTCACACCGCCGTAGAGCAGCGCATTCACCGGTGTGCCGAGCGGCAGCATGAAAGCATTGGTGGAGGCCAATCCGATTGCCATCATCGCGACCAACGGGTTTAAGTCCAGGCTGAGCGCCAGGCCGTGGATGAGCGGGAAGAGAACCACGGCTACGGCCGTGTTGCTCAGCGCTTCGGTGGACATGGTGGTGATTAGACATAACGAAAAATAGAACGCAAACGGCGGCAGGCCCTGCGGAATCAGTTGCACCAGATGGCTGCCCAACCATTCCGGCACGTCGAGGTAAATCAGCAACCCGCTGATGGCAAGGATGATCGCCACGAACACAAAAGCGCGGACCGGCAATTCATTAAAGCAATCTGAAAAGCGCAACAACGGTTGCCGCTGCTGGTTGGGCGCGCGAAAAATTGGCGCAAAGAGCAAAGCCGCGTAGCAAAGGCCGAACAGCGCGGCGAGCTTGTCCCACAGATTCCAGCCGATTTCAAAATTGAAAAGAGTAATGCTCCAACCGCCCACGGGCGCGGCGATCTGCAAAATCGAATGCAAGGCCCAAAATCCAAACCAAATCCCGATGGCGCGCCAGGCCCGACGCACACGCTCAGGCTGTTCCCGGCTGGTGTGAAACTCGGGAATATCGATGCCCTCCTCGCGTTGCCGTTTCGGCACAAAAAGATAAACGACCAGAGCCCAGGCAATGCCGGCCATGATCAGAACCAGGGGCAGGCTCCAGCCAAACCAGGAAAGAAAATTTATTTTTTCGCGGTTTTCGACTTTAAATAATTCCAGCGCGCCGAGCATGAGGGCGTTGGCCGGGCTGCCGACAAGCGAGCCCATGCCGCCGATGTTGCAACCGTACATCACGGTGCAGACCATCATGGTGGTTAAGCGGCGCGCGACTTTCGGTTCGTGATGTTGCGTAAAACTTTTGGCCAGCGTGTTGAGCACCGGCAGCAGAGTCAGCGCCGCGATAAAATTCGGCGTAAACATCGACACAAACGCGGAGGCCAGCAGCACGTACAGTAAAAATTGCTTAAACGAGTCGCTGCGAATCTGGAAAATCCGCGCGAAAAACAATTCCACCAGGCGATAGCGCACGCTCAAACGGGAAATGAGAAAACCGGTGGCAAAGAGGAAAATGTAGGACATGGGGCTTGCTCTCGGTGAAGAACGAATTTGGGGTAAGCTTCGGAAAGTGAGTGTTTTTATGCAGCCGGCGGGTGTTCGTTTAGTTTGACCCAAAATTCGCGAGCGCGTATTGCATAAGGATTATTGAGATGCAACGCCAAAGCGGTAGCCCGGCCGCAAGGCAAGCCCGACAACTCTTGTGCCGTCTTGTGTCCAACGGAAATGGTCAAACCATTTTTGAGCATTTGGATTATAAAGAGGCACGATCAGCCTGGACAGAGGATCTCGGGTATGCGTCTGAGTGCTTTTGGCGCGATTGCAGGAAGAACAGGCGAGGCATAAATTTTCATCCCGGCTTACCCCACCCGCAATCCGTGGAATGATATGATCGATTTGCAGGCGAACGCCCATCAGCGCTTCGCGGCCATGGCAATAGCAACAACGATATTTCGAGCGCTTTGCGATACGCGCACGCAAATTTTTCCCGATTTTGAGCGAGCTTATTTTTTATCCCCTTCTCTTGGACGGCGGCGGCTTGTGGCCTTTATCCTTGAGCAGTGCCAGCGCTTTGGCTTTTTTTAGCATCAAAAGATTGGCTTCGAGATGTATCGCATCCAATCTCACGGCTTCTTTCGAGGTCAAAGTACCGTCGCTATTTTTCTGCAAAAGCTCGTCTAATTTGCGTTGTTTGATGCCGGCCAATTTATGGCCGGCGATTTTTCGTAACTGCGCAGCACTGAGCTTGTCAAGTTGCGCTAAATCTCTTTCGAAATCCGGCGGGATGATGTCGAGCCAGAGCGGCAATCCACGCTGCACGGTTTGCACGACAATATCATCCACCGGCTTTTTTAAAACCTTTGCTTGTTGTTGCAAGCGTTGATAAACCGTTTTGGGAAAATGAACGGTCACCATTGTCGACATCGTTTGACCTCATAGATTAAGGGCTCGTAAATAAACTTTACGATTTTTGTAGTCCCAGCCCCTTGTGGGCTGCTGTCGAAGCCGATAAACTCCATATTCCGACAGCGCCCCACAAGGGGGCGGGACTACAAAGGTGCAAATTTTATTTTTTAACGGACCCTAACTGAAAATGGCCCGGAGAAATGCCCTTGGGTTGCCGGAAATATAATAATCCCCGGCAAGAACGCCAAGAAGATTATGCGGCAGCAAGTGTAACCGCGTCCTCAACACATTCTATTGGAGCCGTCTAATCCATTTTTTGCGGCGTTTTCAGCACCTTGATAAAAAACCGAATGGTGATGAATCCGATGATCGTCCAGGCGGTCAGCATGGTAATCAAACCGGCAGTTGACATATAAACTCCTTATGAACGTTGCGCGCGGCGTTGCCAGGCGTTGCGCACGGCCAACGCGATGCCGGCGAAAACCACGAGCAACAGCGTGCGCGTCATATCGACGATGAAAACTTGCGTGGGCTTGCCGTCTTTGAACCAACTGGTGTCTTCGAAGCCGACATGCAACAGTTTACCGAGCAGGCTGCCGGCATCGAGCGGCCAGCCTTCTCCGCTGAAGAGTTTGCCAAAAGCGCCGGCCCAATCGCCGCCTGCCGGGCTGACCAGCGAGCCGACAAACACCAGCGTGATGAAGGCCGGGGTGATGTATTTGATCACGAATTTGAAGAACAACGGAATCTTGATGTCAGCGCCGCGATTCAGCTCCGCCCAGCCTTTGTCGATGCCAAAGACCCAGGCAAACGCGATGATCTCGAACATCGCAAAAATGACGAGGGAATAACTGCCGACCCAGTCGTCATACTCGCCGAACGCGCCATAACCAAAAAAGAAAATCGTGGGCAGCGCCAGCAAAAACGTGATAACGCCAAACACAAAAGCGGATTTCTGGCGCGTCATCTTGTATTCATCCTGCATGAAAGCGATCACTGGCTGGCCCATGGCCAACGAGCTGGTGATGCCGGCAAAAAACAGCAAGCCGAACCAAGCCAGGC
This region of Cytophagia bacterium CHB2 genomic DNA includes:
- a CDS encoding SLC13 family permease — translated: MSYIFLFATGFLISRLSVRYRLVELFFARIFQIRSDSFKQFLLYVLLASAFVSMFTPNFIAALTLLPVLNTLAKSFTQHHEPKVARRLTTMMVCTVMYGCNIGGMGSLVGSPANALMLGALELFKVENREKINFLSWFGWSLPLVLIMAGIAWALVVYLFVPKRQREEGIDIPEFHTSREQPERVRRAWRAIGIWFGFWALHSILQIAAPVGGWSITLFNFEIGWNLWDKLAALFGLCYAALLFAPIFRAPNQQRQPLLRFSDCFNELPVRAFVFVAIILAISGLLIYLDVPEWLGSHLVQLIPQGLPPFAFYFSLCLITTMSTEALSNTAVAVVLFPLIHGLALSLDLNPLVAMMAIGLASTNAFMLPLGTPVNALLYGGVKNLSLATMATSGFMLNVISALWMAGFLEYVIPWYYGLQDSFSTIMFAGAEAFLKIGGVF
- a CDS encoding HNH endonuclease, with product MGVRLQIDHIIPRIAGGVSRDENLCLACSSCNRAKSTQTHTRDPLSRLIVPLYNPNAQKWFDHFRWTQDGTRVVGLALRPGYRFGVASQ